In the genome of Streptomyces sp. SAI-127, the window TCTGGTGCGGACCACGGGTGTTGTGCGCCCAGGTGAAGTAGATGATCCCGCCCACCCGGTACCTGGCGATCATCTCGGCGGCCGTACGGACGCCGATCTCCTTGAGGTTGGCGTCGATGTCGGTCTGGTCGGGGGCGGTGGCGGAGTGGCCGTAGACCCGCATCACGAAGAGCTGGCCGACCTTCTCCTCGAGCGTCATACGGGAGATGAGGGAGCGGAGTTTCTTGTCGTCGGCGTGTGCGGTCCCGCTGATGGCGAGTGAGGCGGCGACGCCTGCCGTGGCGGCGAGGACGGTACGTCTGGAGGGCACGTGCGCTCCTTCCGGAGGTGATCCGCTGAAGGAAACTTCCGAGGAGTCACCAATAACCGGGAAGTTTCTGCCAGTCAAGGGAGCGCACAGGAACCAGGGAGGGGCCGCCATCGGCGCAGTTGGAGGGGGGCGCGCCGATGACGGCGTGCTGCCGGCCGCAGTACGGAGGAGAGGGTTGGTCAGCGTTCGCAGCCAGCAGCGAGGCCGACGCCGTACCACGGTGACTCTCCGGCAGCTTGCGCATTGGACGAGCGGCGGCGGGGCGGGGTTCCCGGCTGCGGCCGGATTTCCCCAAGTTGGTGTGGCCGGGGTCAACGGGACGTATGAGCCGACATATTGGGCCGGCCACACCCCCGGCGTAGGGTCGGTGCATGAGCCAGTTGCTGCCGCTCCTGACCGTCCTCGCCGGTCTTGCCGTGACCTTGGCCCTCTTCGCCCTGCTGGCCCGCCACGTCCGCCGCCGCGGGACGGCGGGCGGGGCCCTGCGCGGGGCGATGGCGGCGCACGACGAGGCGTGGCACGGGACGGCGGCCGACTCGTACTACGAGCTCCAGGTCCAGACGGACCGCAAGGCGCCGCTGCCGGACGACCGGTGGAAGCGGGGGCCACGCTCCGGGCGTCGCGTCTGAGACGGGGTCCACCCCGTGGACGTCCCGGCGTCGGAGGTGGTCGTGGGCGATCATGAGGGGCATGCCCGCCGACACGCCCGCCCCGCAGTCCCTCTCCCTCCCCGGCTCGAAGTCCATCACCGCCCGGGCCCTCTTCCTGGCCGCCGCGGCCGACGGAGTGACCACCCTCGTACGTCCCCTCCGCTCGGACGACACGGAGGGCTTCGCCGAGGGTCTGGTGCGGCTGGGCTACCGGGTGGGCCGTACACCGGACGCGTGGCAGGTGGACGGCCGCCCGCAGGGACCGGCGGTCGCCGAGGCGGACGTGTACTGCCGTGACGGCGCGACGACCGCCCGCTTCCTGCCCACCCTGGCCGCGGCCGGCCACGGTACGTACCGCTTCGACGCCTCGCCCCAGATGCGCAGGCGTCCCCTGCTGCCGCTGTCCCGTGCGCTGCGCGACCTGGGCGTGGACCTGCGGCACGAGGAGGCAGAGGGGCATCATCCGCTGACGGTGCGGGCGGCGGGCGTGGAGGGCGGCGAGGTGACGCTGGACGCGGGCCAGTCCTCCCAGTACCTCACCGCACTCCTGCTGCTGGGCCCCCTGACCCGCCGGGGACTGCGCATCCGCGTCACGGACCTGGTGTCGGCGCCGTACGTCGAGATCACCCTCGCGATGATGCGGGCGTTCGGGGTGGAGGTGGCGAGGGAGGGTGACGTCTTCGTGGTCCCGCCGGGCGGCTACCGCGCCACGACCTATGCGATCGAGCCCGACGCGTCCACCGCGAGCTACTTCTTCGCGGCGGCGGCGGTGACCCCGGGCGCCGCGGTGACGGTCCCGGGCCTGGGTACGGGCGCGCTCCAGGGCGATCTCGGCTTCGTGGACGTACTGCGGCGGATGGGGGCGGAGGTGTCCGTCGGCGCCGCGGCCACCACGGTCCGGGGCACCGGCGAACTGCACGGTCTGACGGTCAACATGCGGGACATCTCGGACACGATGCCGACACTCGCGGCGATCGCCCCCTTCGCCTCCGCCCCGGTCCGCATCGAGGACGTGGCGAACACACGGGTGAAGGAGTGCGACCGCCTGGAGGCCTGCGCGGAGAACCTGCGGCGGCTGGGCGTGCGGGTGGCGACGGGCCCGGACTGGATCGAGATCCAACCGGGCGCCGCTCCTTCGGCCGACACGCGCATCACGACGTACGGCGACCACCGCATCGTCATGTCCTTCGCGGTCACCGGCCTTCGGGTACCGGGAATCTCGTTCGACGACCCCGGATGCGTACGCAAGACTTTCCCCGGTTTCCATGAGGCGTTCGCCGAGCTGCGAAGGACCATCGGGGGTTGAAGAGGCGTTGAGTTTCCAGCTGGAAGGGCCGGTCCTGGCAGGCGAGTTGGTGCGCCTGGAACCGCTGGACCACGGGCACACGGCGGACCTGGCCGTGGCGGCGGAGGAGAACCGCGGCACGTACGAGTTCACCTGGGTGCCAAGAGCCGACGAGGTCGGTGACTACGTCGACGCGCAGCTCGCGCGGGCGGCGACGGGGAAGCTCGCGCCGTATGCGCAGGTGTCGGTCGCGACGGGGCGGGCGGTGGGGGCCACGTCGTACTGGGAGCCGCGGTGCTGGCGGTCGGAGGACCGGCTCGACGCCGTGGAGGTCGGGTTCACCTGGCTGGCGGGCTCGGCACAGGGGACGGGCATCAACGCCGAGGCCAAGCTGCTGCTCTTCCGGCACGCCTTCGAGGAGTGGGGCGTCGCCCGCGTCGATCTGAAGACGGACGCCCGCAACGAACGCTCGCGGGCCGCGATCCAGAGCGTCGGCGCCCGTTTCGAGGGCGCCCTGCGGAACTGGTCGCGCTCCTGGGCCCCCGGTGAGGACGGACGGCTGCGGGACTCGGCGATCTTCTCCATCACGGCGCAGGAGTGGCCGCAGTGCCGCAAGCGGTTGGAGGAGCGGGTGGCGGGGTTCCGCTCCCGGGGTTCGACGATCACACCGTCCGGCTCATAGGGCCCGCTGCTGACCCCGACCGGTCAACTCCAGGCCCGAGCGCCGTAGTTGGTCCAGGACCGTCGCCAGCACCGGATCTCCCTCCG includes:
- a CDS encoding GNAT family protein; protein product: MSFQLEGPVLAGELVRLEPLDHGHTADLAVAAEENRGTYEFTWVPRADEVGDYVDAQLARAATGKLAPYAQVSVATGRAVGATSYWEPRCWRSEDRLDAVEVGFTWLAGSAQGTGINAEAKLLLFRHAFEEWGVARVDLKTDARNERSRAAIQSVGARFEGALRNWSRSWAPGEDGRLRDSAIFSITAQEWPQCRKRLEERVAGFRSRGSTITPSGS
- the aroA gene encoding 3-phosphoshikimate 1-carboxyvinyltransferase encodes the protein MPADTPAPQSLSLPGSKSITARALFLAAAADGVTTLVRPLRSDDTEGFAEGLVRLGYRVGRTPDAWQVDGRPQGPAVAEADVYCRDGATTARFLPTLAAAGHGTYRFDASPQMRRRPLLPLSRALRDLGVDLRHEEAEGHHPLTVRAAGVEGGEVTLDAGQSSQYLTALLLLGPLTRRGLRIRVTDLVSAPYVEITLAMMRAFGVEVAREGDVFVVPPGGYRATTYAIEPDASTASYFFAAAAVTPGAAVTVPGLGTGALQGDLGFVDVLRRMGAEVSVGAAATTVRGTGELHGLTVNMRDISDTMPTLAAIAPFASAPVRIEDVANTRVKECDRLEACAENLRRLGVRVATGPDWIEIQPGAAPSADTRITTYGDHRIVMSFAVTGLRVPGISFDDPGCVRKTFPGFHEAFAELRRTIGG